A portion of the Bacillus sp. es.034 genome contains these proteins:
- a CDS encoding SagB family peptide dehydrogenase: MSLEEFLHNLQCDINRANQPNWEVDWEDAPLPYKLYRGLPVVPLSLEVPLSFTREQPPLKPDVERIGHFLWYVYGMSGVSQSVHPDDFGEESYPIHSYRRFAPSGGALYPNELYLYLKLEDLPQGIYHYDAAHHRLVLLRDGNVDSYLERALGNRCEISTCFATAFVSVRYWKNFFKYNNFSYRLQGLDAGVLMGQLLETSKRFGFETGVYAQFLDSPINHLLGLSEGEESVYSVIPLSVAATNWGGRGMERKVTAEELCRELPAISLTHYERSEKVREFPRLLEVNEASKLDCTGDFQKVAKQPGMRGGEKEIHLPEIEYCTYDFVEACQKRHSPEMDFVMGKVSQEQLAVLLKRATHSYWFRSDLDNVFDGKEPRITIYGCLYNVEGIPNGAYAYDSVRHSLREIGTGDYRLQLQSGLSLDNVNLLQVPLCLHITGNKDYFKDSLGYRGYRIMQMEAGMLVQRLLLSSAAVGFGGHPLLGFDTAVTDGIYRLEAENLTSLIQIPIGPFREKAWLRGSLMS; the protein is encoded by the coding sequence ATGAGTCTGGAAGAATTTCTGCACAATCTGCAATGTGATATCAACCGGGCCAATCAGCCAAACTGGGAAGTGGACTGGGAGGATGCGCCCCTTCCCTATAAGCTGTACCGGGGTTTGCCGGTTGTTCCATTGTCACTTGAAGTACCCTTGTCATTCACAAGAGAGCAGCCTCCGTTGAAACCCGATGTCGAAAGGATCGGTCATTTTCTCTGGTATGTCTACGGCATGTCCGGAGTAAGCCAGTCGGTGCATCCCGATGACTTCGGGGAGGAGTCGTATCCCATCCACTCCTATCGACGGTTTGCTCCATCCGGAGGGGCGCTGTATCCGAATGAACTCTATCTCTATTTGAAACTCGAGGATTTGCCCCAAGGAATCTATCATTATGATGCCGCCCACCACCGACTTGTCCTGCTCCGGGACGGGAATGTTGATTCGTACTTGGAACGGGCACTTGGCAATCGCTGCGAGATCTCGACATGTTTTGCCACTGCCTTCGTTTCGGTGAGATACTGGAAGAATTTTTTTAAATACAATAACTTCTCCTACCGGCTGCAGGGACTCGATGCCGGTGTTTTGATGGGGCAGCTCTTGGAAACATCCAAACGGTTCGGATTCGAGACAGGGGTGTATGCTCAATTTCTCGATTCTCCTATCAACCATTTGCTTGGACTGTCTGAGGGAGAGGAAAGCGTCTATTCCGTCATCCCGCTTTCGGTTGCTGCAACGAATTGGGGTGGCAGGGGGATGGAGCGGAAAGTCACCGCTGAAGAATTATGCCGGGAGCTGCCAGCTATTTCTCTTACACATTATGAAAGATCTGAAAAGGTTCGAGAGTTTCCTAGGTTACTGGAGGTGAATGAAGCTTCTAAACTCGATTGTACCGGTGATTTTCAAAAGGTGGCAAAACAACCGGGTATGAGAGGGGGAGAAAAAGAAATCCATCTTCCGGAGATTGAATATTGTACGTATGATTTTGTGGAAGCTTGCCAAAAGCGCCATTCCCCTGAGATGGATTTTGTCATGGGGAAGGTCAGTCAGGAGCAGCTCGCGGTTTTATTAAAAAGGGCAACTCATTCATACTGGTTTAGAAGTGACCTAGACAACGTTTTTGACGGTAAAGAACCCCGTATTACCATATACGGCTGTTTGTATAACGTAGAAGGCATACCAAATGGCGCATACGCATATGACAGCGTCCGCCATTCACTAAGGGAAATCGGTACCGGGGATTATCGGCTCCAGCTGCAATCGGGGCTATCACTGGATAACGTCAACTTGCTTCAGGTTCCGTTGTGCCTTCATATCACCGGGAACAAAGATTATTTCAAGGATTCTCTTGGATACAGAGGGTACAGGATCATGCAGATGGAAGCGGGAATGCTTGTTCAGCGACTGCTCTTGTCTTCGGCTGCGGTCGGATTTGGGGGGCATCCGCTGCTTGGGTTTGATACAGCGGTGACGGATGGGATTTATAGGCTGGAAGCCGAGAACCTAACGAGCTTGATTCAGATTCCGATTGGACCATTTCGGGAAAAGGCTTGGTTGAGGGGGAGTTTGATGAGTTGA
- a CDS encoding response regulator transcription factor, whose amino-acid sequence MKESVDILIIEDDEDINRLLCSIISKSGYSPKPAYSGTEAVIYLDSQKWDMVLIDLMLPGLSGEELLKKITKESHVPVIIISAKLETQTKINSLRAGADDYITKPFDVDEVSARIDSCLRRYRDLSGVQETNQLMYKDIVLDMDPKVVTVNDSELKLTAREYEILLLMMSSPNKVFSKANLFESVWKDSFYGDDNTINVHVSNIRSKLAKANQNEEYIETIWGMGYKLKT is encoded by the coding sequence TTGAAAGAATCAGTGGACATTCTAATAATTGAAGATGACGAGGATATAAATCGCTTACTATGCAGTATTATCAGCAAGAGCGGCTACTCCCCTAAGCCAGCATATTCAGGTACGGAAGCAGTCATCTATCTGGATAGCCAAAAATGGGACATGGTATTAATTGATTTGATGCTCCCTGGCTTAAGCGGTGAAGAGCTGTTAAAAAAGATAACAAAAGAAAGTCATGTTCCGGTTATCATCATTTCGGCAAAGCTTGAAACGCAAACCAAGATCAATTCGCTGAGAGCAGGTGCAGATGACTACATTACTAAGCCTTTCGATGTGGATGAGGTATCTGCCAGAATCGATTCATGTCTTAGAAGATATCGCGATCTATCAGGGGTTCAGGAAACGAATCAGCTGATGTATAAAGATATTGTCCTGGATATGGATCCAAAGGTAGTGACCGTGAATGATTCTGAACTCAAATTAACGGCAAGGGAATATGAAATTCTGCTTCTCATGATGTCTTCACCCAATAAAGTCTTTTCCAAGGCTAATTTGTTTGAAAGTGTGTGGAAGGATTCATTTTATGGGGACGACAATACGATTAATGTTCATGTGAGTAATATTAGGAGTAAGCTTGCGAAAGCGAATCAGAATGAAGAGTATATCGAAACGATCTGGGGGATGGGCTATAAACTCAAAACTTAA